The genomic window CCACGATGCTCGGTATTCCTGAGAACAGGCGTTCGGAAATTTATAATGAGGTGGAAAAGCGGGCACGCATTCTCGAACGTCTTCATAAGGCCGGCTATACGGGATTCTGGGATCTGTATTTCATGATGACCAAGATTAAGAAACAGGGCCTCCTGAAAATTGAGGTCTGAACCGGGATATACCGATGTTTGAATCCTTCGCCACTTCGCTTCGTGAAAAAAACGGCGGTTCGATTCCGTTCGAAGAGCATATCCGCTCCCTGAAGCAGTATCTGGCGCAGGTTACCGAGAACAAGAAGATGGGCGGTGACATTCTGTTCATGATCACCTATATGGCGTCGATTACCACCGCACGGGTTACCCGCCCTGAAATCTTCGCCTATACGTCCCAGCGTGAGGAATACGTCACGTCACGGTATATCGAGCGGGTGGAGTTCTTTGTCAAACGATGGAATTACAGCTATTCGGAAGCCCTCCGGCTGATGGCGGAACGCGTTAAAAATCCGATGCTCCGGAGCATGCTCAACCGGTACGCAAATTCGACCGATTCCGGGGTGCCCGATGAAGAATTCCTGCTTCTGGAGCTTTCCACGGTGCGGAGCGTCTATCGGAATACCTTTGAGCAGGGTGTCGAGATGCTCAAGAAATGGGGTGACGCGTATATCGCAATGATGCTGTCGGCTACGATCGTGGGGATCATCATCATGGTGTCCGTGGCGATCTATTCACCTGACGAGATAGACTCGACGCTGAATGCGAGTTACATGATTCTCCTCATGATCTCGGTGATGGGTATCGTCACGATGTACCGGGCCATTCCCGACGACCCGAAGACACACGGCCTTCCCGGGGGCGGATCCTATGAACAGGGGATGATCCGGCGTATGGAGAGGGTGATTCTTCCGATAACTGCCGTTTCATCCCTTCTGCTTATCGTTGCGGGCATCAATTTCGGGCTCATCATACTCTTTGTTGCCCTGCTCATCGCCCCGATGGGCATCATCGCCATGAAGGACGATATGAATATCGTCGCACGTGACGAGGATTTTTCCGTATTTATCCGGGGGCTGGGCTCCATCATGGGGGGGAAGGGCCTGACCACGACGTTCGCGCTGTCGGAGGTTGACCGGAAGTCCCTTGAAGTGCTCGGGCCGTTTATCGATTCCGTGTATTCAAAGCTTAATCTCGGACTTGATGAAGCGGCAGTATGGGAACGGTTTCTGCGGGAAAGCGGCAGCAACCTGATCTGTAAATTCCTCAACATCTTCCGCGATTCGATTGCGCTTGGCGGAGCACCGGCGGAGATCGGAAAGATTGTCAGTTCGTCGATGCTGGAGATGGTGCTGCTCCGGCAGAAGCGGGAGATGCTGTCATCGGGATTTATTGTCCTTCTCATTCCCATGCATATGGCAATGGTCGCCATTTTCATGTTCCTGTTCCAGATTCTCATCTCGATGGCCCATGCGATTACCAGTGTCATGGAGTCCTTTTCCGAAACACAGGCGGCAATGAGTGCGACCACAGGATCCGTCGGTTCGGGGATGATGGCGTCGGTCGGGATATTCACGAATTTCCCGGAGGCGAAAATGAGCACGTATGTTATCACGGTGCTCATGCTGGTTACGATCTCGAATGTCCTGGCGGGTAAAATCGTCAAGGGAGGTGACAGGTCTATGTATTACTTCTTTGGCAGCGTTTTATTTGGGCTGACCGGAATAATATATATAGTAACTCCTTTCGTTGTGGATTTGTTCTTCCAGATCCCGGTAATTGGAGGGGCATGACATGAATCCCTCCCGTAAACGAACCATTCTCCTTGTCGCAACGGTACTGGTAGGTTCGGTCCTCGTTCTCTTCGATGCACCGCTGGAACTTGTGCTTCTGGGCACCACTGCCATCGGTATGATGCTTCTGGTGCTGCTCGGTGGCCTGAAAAAGGAGGAGGAAGAGCAGCCGGCAGAAACAGCGAAGGATAAAACGGAAAAAGAGACTCAAAAAGACGGGGATTCGCTCCTGAAAAAAATGCTCCCCGGCATCACCCGGCTCCTGAGCAGGAAGTCTTCGAAGAACGAGACCGCACCGCCCGCGACGCCCGATACACCACCGGGCCGGAGTGTCCCGTTCAGCGGCCTCCGGGAAAGAATCGCAGGGACTTCCATTAAGAACTATGCGGGTATGGCCCGCGGGATATTCGGGAGTTCGGGCCAGATCCTGACCTCGATATTCCGGAAAAAACCGGCCGGGCCGGAAGACCTGAAGAAGATTGATGATATGCTTGACAGGGCGGTGGCCGAACCTGTTTCACAGGATGATTTTCCCGGGTTTGACGATTTCGATCTGGATCTCGACGAATCAGCCGATTTTATGTCCGGGGACGCACCGGCACCGGCACATGCACAGTCTAAAATGGAGCTCGAAGAGCTGGATGCACTGGCGGTGAACGATATTCTTGACGCGGCGGGAGACAATCTTGACGGAGAACTTCCGGACGATTTCTCGTTTGATTTTGATACTGAGGTTGAAGATATGCTCGCCTCCGCCGGGGAGGAGGAACCGGACAGAGCGGAGCCGGTTTCCGCGGCTC from Methanoculleus sp. SDB includes these protein-coding regions:
- a CDS encoding flagellar assembly protein FlaJ gives rise to the protein MFESFATSLREKNGGSIPFEEHIRSLKQYLAQVTENKKMGGDILFMITYMASITTARVTRPEIFAYTSQREEYVTSRYIERVEFFVKRWNYSYSEALRLMAERVKNPMLRSMLNRYANSTDSGVPDEEFLLLELSTVRSVYRNTFEQGVEMLKKWGDAYIAMMLSATIVGIIIMVSVAIYSPDEIDSTLNASYMILLMISVMGIVTMYRAIPDDPKTHGLPGGGSYEQGMIRRMERVILPITAVSSLLLIVAGINFGLIILFVALLIAPMGIIAMKDDMNIVARDEDFSVFIRGLGSIMGGKGLTTTFALSEVDRKSLEVLGPFIDSVYSKLNLGLDEAAVWERFLRESGSNLICKFLNIFRDSIALGGAPAEIGKIVSSSMLEMVLLRQKREMLSSGFIVLLIPMHMAMVAIFMFLFQILISMAHAITSVMESFSETQAAMSATTGSVGSGMMASVGIFTNFPEAKMSTYVITVLMLVTISNVLAGKIVKGGDRSMYYFFGSVLFGLTGIIYIVTPFVVDLFFQIPVIGGA